Within the Thermovirga sp. genome, the region GGGGTAATGGTCACGGTGTCGGATTCGCTGAGCACGATCGGCCTCGAATAGAGCGTGTGGGCGCATATCGGGGTAAGGATCATGCAGGACAGGTGGGGGGGTACAATGGGTCCTCCGGCGGAAAGGGAATAGGCCGTAGATCCCGTGGGGGTCGAGATGATTATTCCGTCGGCGTGCAGGATGCTTAGCGCTCTCCCACTGACCGCTATATCAAGGGCGATCACCCTCGCGAAGGGGCCCTTGGTCACAACGAGATCGTTAAGGGCGTACACTTCGTGCTTGTGCCTTTTTCCCCTGGAGACGACACCGTGCAGAAGGGGCCTGTGGTTTATTGAGTACTCCCCCGCCATGATCTTCTCCAGGTCCTTTTCCGCGTTTTCTATCTTGCCACAGGATAAAAAACCGAGACGGCCGACGTTGATCCCGTAGAGGGGGATCTCGTAACCTATAACGTAACGGGCCGCCCGGAGGAATGTGCCGTCGCCTCCGAGGACGATGGCCGCGTGGACCCTCTCTTTCCATTCTTGGTCCGAGGTTTCCTGTTCTCCGAGGACATGGGACTCGTGGGGAGGGAGGGCAAAAGTTACGTTGCGCCTTCTGCCCCACCGAAGGATGCTCTCGGCCAGGGTAAGGGCCGTGCGCTTCTGGGTATTTACCAAAAGTCCCAGGGTTTCTATCATTATAAATTTCCTCCTCCTGAAACCTTTTTATCCCTGCCTTCTACAAGTTCGCGGTGCGCCTTTTCCACCAGGTCCTCGAGGTAGAAGTTGTCGAGGCTGGTCAGGGGGATCCCCTCTTTCCTGAGGTGGAACAGGAACTCAATATTTCCGCTGGGTCCTAGTATGGGAGAAAAGTCGGCGCCCATCAAGACCATCTCTTCCATGCCGAAGATGTCATTCTTTAAGGATAGCAGGACGTCCCTGTGAATCGCTCTATCCCTTATGACTCCCTTCTTGCCCGCCGCGCCTTTGCCGGCCTCGAACTGGGGCTTGATCAGTACGATGCAATCGCCTTTCGGCGACAGCAATCTTTCCACGGCCGGCAAGATCTTGGTGACGGAGATGAAAGAGACGTCCATGGTAGCTAACTCGGGAACGTCTTCCAGGTCGCCGGGTTTGAGGTACCTGGCGTTGGTCCTTTCCATGACGACCACCCTATCGTCCTTTCGCAGACGCCATGCCAGCTGTCCGTAGCCGACATCGACGCAATACACCCTTTTCGCCCCGCGATCCAGGAGCACATCGGTGAACCCCCCTGATGAGGCCCCGATATCCAGGCATGATTTCCCCTTGGGGTCTATGTGAAAGACGTCCAGGGCCTTTAGGAGCTTGTGAGCCCCCCGGCTGACCCACTTTAATTTTCCGTCTATTTCGATGAGGGAGTCGGGGGATACTTTTGTACCGGGCTTGAGGACCTTCTCCCCGTTCACCCTGACCATCCCTGCCAATAGAAGGGACTGGGCCCGGTTCCTGCTCTCCACGATTCCCCTCCTGACCATCTCCTGGTCCAGCCTTTCATCTTTTCTTGAAGATTTCATGAACTTTTAGCACCTCTTCAGGGACAAGGCCGCAATGATCCCACAGTTCGCGGACCGTCCCATGGGGAATGAAGCGGTCGGGGATCCCCAGGCGTGATACGCTGGAGTTTATCCCCTCCCGGTTCGCCAGGGAAGAGATTTTCTCCCCGATGCCACCTTCGATATTTGCGTCTTCCAGCACAATGGCAAAGGGGTGTGAACCAAGAGCCTCCGTTATGGTGTCAATATCCAGGGGTTTCAAAAAGCGCAGATCATAGACGGAAGGCGGCTCCATGCCCCTTTTCCGGGCTTCCTCGTAGACCGAGACAGCGAGCGGAACCATCGCGCCATAGGAAAAAAGGCACCACCCGGTTCCTTCGAGGATCCTTTCAGCACGGCCCCATTCCTGCCGAGGGGAGCGTTCATCGCGGCCTATAGATGCCGGTGCGGCACCCCTCGATACCCTGATCGCCAGGGGAGAACCGACCTTCAAGGCCTCCCCGTAGATCCATTTCAGGTCCACCCTGTCCCGAGGGGCCATTACGCCCAGGTTTGGGACCGCTCTCGTCCAGGGAAGATCCAGGACTCCGTGGTGAGTCTCGCCATCTTCGCCGACCAGCCCCGCGCGGTCTATGGCCAGGATGACGGGGAGGTTCTGCATGCAGATGTCATGGACCAGTTGATCCATGGCCCTCTGCAGGAAGGTGGAGTATATGGAGACCACGGGCAAAAGCCCTGCCATGGCCATTCCCGCGGCGAAGGTCAGCAGGTGGCCCTCGGCGATCCCCACATCGAAAAAACGATCCGGGTATTTTTCGGAGAAGCGGCTCAGCTTGCTGCCTTCCTTCATGGCCGCTGTGAGGAGGACCACCCTCGGGTCCGAGTCGGCCAGCTCCTCGATGCACGCAGCCGAGGCTTCGCTCCAGCTTTCATGGGAAGCCCGGACCGGAATCCGGTTTGAAAGACCCGGTGATACACCGTGATATTTTTCCGAGTCCTCCTCGGCGGGTTTGAAACCCTTTCCTTTCGTGGATAAAAGGTGCACCAGGAGCGGGTATCCATAACCTTTTGCCATGGTAAAGATCTTTTCCATTTCCTGGATATCGTGGCCGTCAAAGGGTCCCCAGTAGCTTATGCCCAGGTCCTCGAAAATGTTGGGCGGAAGTAGGAATCGCTTGATGGTCTGCTTGAACCTATCAAGCAGGAATTCAAGTTTTTTCCCCTCGGGGACCTTGTGGCAGAAGTACTTGAGGAACCTTTTGAACTGCCTGTACATGGGGTTCACGCTTAAAGCAGCGAGGTGGCTTGCCATCCCCCCAACCCTTTTGCTAATGGACATCTGGTTGTCGTTCAGGATGAAAATGACGGGCGTGTCGAGTTCATGGACGTGGTTGAGGGCCTCGAGGGCGAGTCCGTTGATAAGGGAACCGTCACCGATTACCGCCACCACGTGGTGGTTCTGGTCCAGGAGGTCCCTCGCCTTCGCCTGTCCCAGCGCGGCGGAAAGTGATTTACTGCTGTGTCCCCCATTGAAGTGGTCGAAGGGGCTTTCCTTCGGGTCGGGAAAACCCGATATTCCCTTCCACTTGCGGAGCGTTTCAAACCGCTCCTTCCTGCCGGTGAGAATCTTGTAAGCGTAGGCCTGGTGCCCAACGTCGAATATAATCCTGTCCTTCGAGGGATCGAAGGCCCTGAGAAGAGCGATATTGAGCTCGACGGCCCCCAGCGAGGACGCGAGATGTCCGCCGTTGGTCTCGACCGTTTTTATGATCATCTCCCTGATTTCTTGCGCCAGGTGATCCAGTTCGGGGTAGTCGAGGTCCTTCAAGTCCCTGTAGTCCACCAGTGATTTCAACAATTCCTTCTTCCCTCTTGACCGTCTCAGAAAAAGGTGCTAGCGGTCTCTTTCCGCAAGGATCTCGATAAATCTTCCCAAAGCGGCCACGTCTCTATCGATAGCTGAAAGGGCTTTTTGAGCCTTGGCTATTTCCAGCCTGGCCAGCCTTCTTGCCTCTTCGAGGCCGAAAACGCTCACAAAGGTGACCTTCCCCTGGTCGTCGTCCTTTCCGGGTGTTTTCCCGGTCTTCAAGGCATCGCCCGTGACATCGATAATGTCGTCCACTATTTGGAAAGCCATACCCAGGTGGTTCCCAAAACCGGCGAAGAGAGACCTCTCGTGCTGGCTGGCACCACCGAGGATCACCCCTGTCTGGAGGCAGGCGCTCAGAAGGACGGCCGTCTTGGACCTCGCGACGATCCAGGGGTGGTCCTGCTCTGGACTGGCGCTCAATGGATCCGTATCGAGGACCTGGCCGCCGCATATTCCGAAGGGCCCCGTGGCATCGAGAAGCACGCCCAACGCTTCCAGGATGAAAAGGTGAAGGAAGGCTCCTCCTGCCAGGAGCCCTCCACGGGCGTATTCAAAGGCCCAGACGAAGAGAGCATCCCCTGCCAATAGCGCCAGGGGTTCGCCGAAAACCGCGTGATTTGATGGTTTCCCCCTCCTCAGGGCGGCATTGTCCATCTCGGGGAGATCGTCGTGGATGAGGGAGGCGGTATGGACCATTTCGCAAGCCAACGCCATCGGGAGAAGATCCACCCGGGAGGCTCCGCAGGCTTCTCCGGCCAGGATGCAAAGCAGGGGCCTGATTCTTTTCCCTCCCGCCATAAGCGAGTAGGTCATAGAATCCCACAACCTGCGGGGAATGCCGTCGGGCTTCTCTTCACAAAGGTCGACAAGGGCTTTTTCT harbors:
- a CDS encoding NAD(+)/NADH kinase; this translates as MIETLGLLVNTQKRTALTLAESILRWGRRRNVTFALPPHESHVLGEQETSDQEWKERVHAAIVLGGDGTFLRAARYVIGYEIPLYGINVGRLGFLSCGKIENAEKDLEKIMAGEYSINHRPLLHGVVSRGKRHKHEVYALNDLVVTKGPFARVIALDIAVSGRALSILHADGIIISTPTGSTAYSLSAGGPIVPPHLSCMILTPICAHTLYSRPIVLSESDTVTITPAGQHREIMLTQDGQLGYELLPGDRISISLDQDRKIGIITLPENEFFTLLQEKFQWGHRTPCIPEE
- a CDS encoding TlyA family RNA methyltransferase translates to MKSSRKDERLDQEMVRRGIVESRNRAQSLLLAGMVRVNGEKVLKPGTKVSPDSLIEIDGKLKWVSRGAHKLLKALDVFHIDPKGKSCLDIGASSGGFTDVLLDRGAKRVYCVDVGYGQLAWRLRKDDRVVVMERTNARYLKPGDLEDVPELATMDVSFISVTKILPAVERLLSPKGDCIVLIKPQFEAGKGAAGKKGVIRDRAIHRDVLLSLKNDIFGMEEMVLMGADFSPILGPSGNIEFLFHLRKEGIPLTSLDNFYLEDLVEKAHRELVEGRDKKVSGGGNL
- a CDS encoding 1-deoxy-D-xylulose-5-phosphate synthase — its product is MLKSLVDYRDLKDLDYPELDHLAQEIREMIIKTVETNGGHLASSLGAVELNIALLRAFDPSKDRIIFDVGHQAYAYKILTGRKERFETLRKWKGISGFPDPKESPFDHFNGGHSSKSLSAALGQAKARDLLDQNHHVVAVIGDGSLINGLALEALNHVHELDTPVIFILNDNQMSISKRVGGMASHLAALSVNPMYRQFKRFLKYFCHKVPEGKKLEFLLDRFKQTIKRFLLPPNIFEDLGISYWGPFDGHDIQEMEKIFTMAKGYGYPLLVHLLSTKGKGFKPAEEDSEKYHGVSPGLSNRIPVRASHESWSEASAACIEELADSDPRVVLLTAAMKEGSKLSRFSEKYPDRFFDVGIAEGHLLTFAAGMAMAGLLPVVSIYSTFLQRAMDQLVHDICMQNLPVILAIDRAGLVGEDGETHHGVLDLPWTRAVPNLGVMAPRDRVDLKWIYGEALKVGSPLAIRVSRGAAPASIGRDERSPRQEWGRAERILEGTGWCLFSYGAMVPLAVSVYEEARKRGMEPPSVYDLRFLKPLDIDTITEALGSHPFAIVLEDANIEGGIGEKISSLANREGINSSVSRLGIPDRFIPHGTVRELWDHCGLVPEEVLKVHEIFKKR
- a CDS encoding polyprenyl synthetase family protein, with translation MPIKPPSEIENLDDKITEGRLFIEKALVDLCEEKPDGIPRRLWDSMTYSLMAGGKRIRPLLCILAGEACGASRVDLLPMALACEMVHTASLIHDDLPEMDNAALRRGKPSNHAVFGEPLALLAGDALFVWAFEYARGGLLAGGAFLHLFILEALGVLLDATGPFGICGGQVLDTDPLSASPEQDHPWIVARSKTAVLLSACLQTGVILGGASQHERSLFAGFGNHLGMAFQIVDDIIDVTGDALKTGKTPGKDDDQGKVTFVSVFGLEEARRLARLEIAKAQKALSAIDRDVAALGRFIEILAERDR